From Macrobrachium nipponense isolate FS-2020 chromosome 6, ASM1510439v2, whole genome shotgun sequence, a single genomic window includes:
- the LOC135216519 gene encoding uncharacterized protein LOC135216519 → MGQVAQERLRPTPPFYHTSLDLFGPLTIRDTVKRRTYGKAYGVIFNCLVSRAVYVDLAESYDTKGFLTVFQRFLTIRGYPKTIHSDLGSQLVSACKELRLDKSKIQKYGANGGTTWIFNKSADAPWQNGCSEALIKSVKRATHCYWR, encoded by the coding sequence ATGGGTCAAGTTGCCCAGGAAAGATTACGTCCTACTCCACCTTTCTACCATACTTCACTAGACTTATTTGGCCCTCTTACTATTAGAGATACGGTAAAACGTAGAACATATGGAAAAGCTTATGGGGTAATATTCAATTGCCTTGTTTCACGAGCAGTATATGTAGATTTGGCAGAAAGTTATGACACAAAAGGTTTCTTGACAGTTTTCCAGAGATTTTTAACTATTAGAGGATATCCTAAGACCATACATTCTGATTTGGGAAGTCAATTAGTTTCTGCTTGCAAGGAACTCAGGTTAGACAAGTCAAAGATTCAAAAATATGGTGCTAACGGTGGTACTACTTGGATTTTCAATAAGTCTGCTGACGCTCCTTGGCAGAATGGATGTAGCGAAGCACTAATAAAATCTGTTAAACGTGCTACTCATTGCTATTGGCGATAG